Proteins from a genomic interval of Medicago truncatula cultivar Jemalong A17 chromosome 3, MtrunA17r5.0-ANR, whole genome shotgun sequence:
- the LOC11432736 gene encoding protein transport protein SEC23 — MSEMANTDPEGIDGVRMTWNVWPRSKVESSKCVIPLAATISLIRSHPDIPSLPYAPLRCKTCTSILNPYSRVDFTAKIWICPFCYQRNHFPPHYNAISETNLPGELYPQYTTVEYHIPHTDPNPPPSPVFLFLLDTCIIEEEINYLKSALGRAIGLLPDNALVGFLSFGTQVQVHELGFSDMSKVYVFRGSKEISKDQILEQLGLASSNSAARRPIKGGPGVIGGGAPFPNSGVSRFLLPASDCEYTLNALLEELQRDQWPVPPGKRPARCTGVALSVAAGLLSACNPGTGARIIALVGGPCTEGPGTIVSKELSDPVRSHKDLDKDAAPYFKKAVKFYEGLAKQLVSQGHVLDLFASALDQVGVAEMKVAVERTGGLVVLSESFGHSVFKDSFKRVFEDGEQSLGLCFNGTLEINCSKEIKIQGIVGPCTSMEKKGPSVADTVIGEGNTTIWKMCGLDKSTCLTVMFDLSSSDRSNTPGGVNPQLYLQFLTSYQGPDGQLVLRATTVTRRWVDSAVSSEELVQGFDQETAAVVMARYASLKMETEETFDCTRWLDRFLIRLCSKFGDYRKDDPSSFTLNPSFSLFPQFMFNLRRSQFVQVFNNSPDETAYFRMLLNRENISNAAVMIQPSLISYSFNSLPAPALLDVASIAADRILLLDSYFSVVIFHGMTIAQWRNLGYQNQPEHQAFAQLLRAPQDDSQAIIRDRFPVPRLVVCDQHGSQARFLLAKLNPSATYNNAHEMAAGSDVIFTDDVSLQVFFEHLQRLAVQS; from the exons ATGTCGGAGATGGCGAACACAGATCCCGAGGGAATCGACGGAGTCCGTATGACATGGAACGTCTGGCCACGTAGCAAAGTAGAATCCTCCAAATGCGTTATCCCACTCGCCGCCACAATCTCCCTCATCCGTTCTCATCCCGATATCCCCAGTCTTCCTTATGCACCCCTCCGTTGCAAAACCTGCACCTCCATTCTCAACCCTTACTCCCGCGTTGATTTCACCGCTAAGATCTGGATCTGTCCATTTTGTTATCAACGTAACCATTTTCCACCTCATTACAACGCTATCTCTGAAACTAATCTCCCTGGTGAACTCTATCCTCAATACACCACCGTTGAATATCATATCCCTCATACCGATCCTAATCCTCCTCCTTCCCCTGTTTTTCTCTTTCTGCTTGATACTTGTATCATTGAAGAGGAGATTAATTATCTCAAATCGGCTCTTGGTAGAGCAATTGGGCTTTTGCCTGATAATGCTCTTGTTGGGTTTTTATCCTTTGGGACTCAGGTTCAGGTTCATGAATTGGGATTTTCTGATATGTCTAAAGTTTATGTTTTTCGAGGATCCAAAGAGATTTCTAAagatcaaattttggaacaatTGGGTCTTGCTTCTTCTAATTCTGCTGCTAGGAGACCGATTAAAGGTGGTCCAGGTGTTATTGGTGGTGGTGCTCCTTTTCCCAATTCCGGTGTTTCACGGTTTTTGTTGCCTGCTTCTGATTGTGAATATACTCTCAATGCG cTGTTGGAGGAATTGCAGAGAGATCAATGGCCAGTTCCACCTGGCAAACGACCTGCTCGTTGTACTGGAGTTGCATTGAGTGTTGCAGCTGGATTGCTTAGTGCTTGTAATCCTGGGACCGGGGCTAGAATTATAGCTTTGGTTGGAGGGCCATGCACTGAAGGACCTGGCACG ATTGTGTCGAAAGAACTATCTGACCCAGTGCGTTCTCATAAAGATCTTGATAAAGATGCGGCACCTTACTTTAAGAAAGCAGTGAAGTTTTATGAGGGTCTTGCAAAACAGCTGGTTAGCCAGGGTCATGTTTTAGATCTTTTTGCATCAGCACTTGATCAG gtTGGAGTTGCAGAAATGAAAGTCGCAGTTGAAAGAACTGGTGGCCTTGTTGTCCTGTCTGAAAGTTTTGGTCATTCAGTCTTCAAGGACTCTTTTAAGCGTGTTTTTGAGGATGGGGAGCAATCTCTTGGTCTCTGTTTCAA TGGAACCCTTGAGATAAATTGCTCAAAGGAAATCAAAATTCAGGGAATTGTTGGACCTTGCACATCGATGGAGAAG AAAGGACCTTCTGTTGCTGATACCGTCATAGGAGAGGGCAACACAACAATATGGAAGATGTGTGGTCTTGACAAGAGTACATGCTTGACTGTGATGTTTGATCTTTCATCAAGTGATCGTTCAAATACTCCAGGTGGTGTCAACCCACAACTGTACCTGCAGTTCCTTACAAG TTACCAGGGCCCAGATGGTCAATTAGTGCTTCGTGCGACAACAGTAACTAGAAGATGGGTAGATAGTGCTGTTAGTTCTGAG GAATTGGTTCAAGGATTTGACCAAGAAACTGCTGCAGTTGTAATGGCTAGATATGCTTCTCTGAAAATGGAGACAGAG GAAACATTTGATTGCACACGGTGGTTGGATAGGTTCCTCATTCGCCTCTGTTCTAAGTTTGGGGACTACCGCAAGGATGATCCATCATCTTTTACATTAAATCCATCATTTTCTCTTTTCCCCCAGTTTATGTTCAATCTGCGACGCTCACAGTTTGTACAG GTTTTTAACAACAGTCCAGATGAGACTGCATACTTTCGCATGTTGTTAAACCGGGAAAATATTAGTAATGCGGCTGTCATGATTCAGCCATCactaatatcatattcatttaATTCACTGCCTGCACCAGCATTGTTGGATGTGGCTTCCATTGCTGCAGACCGGATTCTGTTGCTAGATTCATATTTTAGTGTGGTTATTTTTCATGGGATGACAATTGCTCAATGGCGCAACTTGGGATATCAGAACCAACCAGAACACCAG GCTTTTGCACAACTGTTACGAGCTCCACAAGATGATTCCCAAGCAATAATTAGAGATCGGTTTCCTGTTCCTAGATTGGTAGTGTGTGATCAACACGGTTCCCAG GCTAGATTTTTATTAGCAAAACTGAATCCGTCAGCAACATATAATAATGCGCACGAGATGGCTGCTGGTTCAGATGTAATCTTTACCGATGATGTTAGCCTTCAAGTTTTCTTTGAGCATCTGCAAAGGCTGGCTGTCCAATCTTGA